The stretch of DNA AAAAACCTAAAGTAACTGCACTAATAAATAGTCCTAATAAAAATTTTCCAAATTTTGATTTTTGTTTTTCTGCCATATTATTTTCCCTTCATTAATTACCCATTTATAATAGAAAAATTATAAATATTTAATAAGTTAAATATTACACTATTTTTATAAATTATTATAATTATTATTATGTTAAGAATTATTGCAGGAAAATACCGTTCAAGAATATTAAAACAACCATCAAAAACTACAACAAGACCAACTGTTGATCGTGCTAAGGAAGCAATTTTTTCTTCAATCCAATTTGATATTGAAGGTAAAGAATTTTTAGATATATTTTCAGGATCGGGTTCTTTTTGTTTAGAAGCATTATCAAGAGGTGCTAAAAAAGCAACTTGTGTTGAAAAAGATCGCGCTGCATATAAAATTATTTTAGAAAATAAAGCAAGTTTAAACGAGGAAAACTTACAGGTCTTTAACACTGATGCTTTAACTTTTTTACAGAAAAATTTAGAGAAGAAATTTGATTTTGTTTATTTAGATCCTCCTTTTATTGAGAAGGAGTTACTGGTTAAATGTATTGATATTTTAACAGAAAATGGGATGATAAAATTGGAAGGTCAGATTATTGTCGAAACAGATTGACAAGATTTTTTATATGAAAAAAATGGCTTTGAAATTGTAAAAATGAAGAAATATGGAAAAATATATATTTACTTTATTAGAAGAAAATCATAGCAAAAATGTATAATTGATTATTAATATAATAATTTGTCTTAATTTAAAAATAAATAAGGAGAAAAATATGGAGAAAAAGTTAATTATTTTTACTGGTCCTTCTGGTGTTGGAAAAGGCACTGTAGAACAAAGTTTATTTACTAATCAAGATTTAAAATTAAAATTGTCAGTTTCAATCACTACAAGAAAACCACGTGAAGGTGAAATTGATGGTGTTCATTATTATTTTGTTCCAAGCGAAACTTTTGAAACTTTCATTGAAGAAAATAAACTATTAGAGTATTCAAAACATTTTGATAATTATTACGGAACTTTATATTCAGAAATTTCAAATATTCTTAGTTCTGGAAAAATTCCATTTTTAGAAATTGAAACAAACGGAGCAAAACAAATAATTGAAAAATATCGTAAAGAAGGAAGAGAAGATGAAATTTGTTCAATTTTCTTAATGCCACCTTCATTAACTGAACTTGAAAGAAGAATTGAAACAAGAAATACAGAAACATATGATTTAATTTTAAAAAGATTAGACAAGGCAAGAGAAGAGATTATTCTTTCATCAATGTTTAAATATGTAGTTGTGAATAATTCAATCGAAGACACAGTTAATAAAATTAAAGAAATCATTAAAGATAACTTTGCTCATATAATTGAAGCTAATGATCAAGGCGAAGCTGGTAGGAAGGCATAGGATAAATGGATTATATTATTAAAACTGATAAAGGAAAATTTCGAAAAGAAAATCAAGATAATGCTTCAATTGCTTTTTTGGGCGATTGAAGTCTTGCAGTTTTATGTGATGGAATGGGAGGCCATTTTGGGGGTTCGCTATGTTCACAAAAAACTATAGACTATCTTTTCAAATACTTTTATGAACGTTTTAATAAGGATATAAATTTCGATGATAAAAAATCTATTAATAAATGATTTAATAACGCGTTAAGCTATGTTAAAAAATCATTAAAGAAAATTGTTGAAGATAATAAAGATTATGAAGACATGGGGACAACTTTAACAGCTGCCCTGGTTTTTAATTTAAATAAAGAAGCTTATATATTTAATATTGGTGATTCAAGGACCTATGCTTATAATGGGTTACTTCATCAGATAACTACAGACCAAAATCTATTGCATCAACTTGTTAAAATTAAGAATGTTGACATTGAATCTGCCAAATTATTACCTGATGCTAATAAATTAGTAAGTTGTTTAGGACCTAAAAAGACAA from Mycoplasmopsis arginini encodes:
- the rsmD gene encoding 16S rRNA (guanine(966)-N(2))-methyltransferase RsmD; this translates as MLRIIAGKYRSRILKQPSKTTTRPTVDRAKEAIFSSIQFDIEGKEFLDIFSGSGSFCLEALSRGAKKATCVEKDRAAYKIILENKASLNEENLQVFNTDALTFLQKNLEKKFDFVYLDPPFIEKELLVKCIDILTENGMIKLEGQIIVETDWQDFLYEKNGFEIVKMKKYGKIYIYFIRRKS
- the gmk gene encoding guanylate kinase, which encodes MEKKLIIFTGPSGVGKGTVEQSLFTNQDLKLKLSVSITTRKPREGEIDGVHYYFVPSETFETFIEENKLLEYSKHFDNYYGTLYSEISNILSSGKIPFLEIETNGAKQIIEKYRKEGREDEICSIFLMPPSLTELERRIETRNTETYDLILKRLDKAREEIILSSMFKYVVVNNSIEDTVNKIKEIIKDNFAHIIEANDQGEAGRKA
- a CDS encoding PP2C family protein-serine/threonine phosphatase produces the protein MDYIIKTDKGKFRKENQDNASIAFLGDWSLAVLCDGMGGHFGGSLCSQKTIDYLFKYFYERFNKDINFDDKKSINKWFNNALSYVKKSLKKIVEDNKDYEDMGTTLTAALVFNLNKEAYIFNIGDSRTYAYNGLLHQITTDQNLLHQLVKIKNVDIESAKLLPDANKLVSCLGPKKTMKCDSFLLKSDEKVKYLLLTSDGVHDYIDKPNIEQILQDKKLDLESKCTKLIKIAKTNMSKDNLTVLLLEF